The Hyphomicrobiales bacterium genome has a window encoding:
- a CDS encoding Sensor histidine kinase gives MSGETAFLDGGGEMAAAIRSYDWGATPLGSIAEWPPALKTAVGMMVNSHFPKCIVWGADLVTIHNDAFRAILGEKPFALGRSFRDVWSEVWDEISPMVAKALAGEATFIEDFPLSINRYGYPEEAWFTFCYSPIRDEAGRVLGMIDTVMETTGKMLAERNSRLLNAELAHRMKNTLAMIAAIASQTFRSAETLEEAQSVLSERIATLGEAHSILTQSSWSSAPIRAVVEGALAPHRSGLGAIRIQGPPLQLPADQAMTLALAVNELATNAVKYGALSVEAGEVSINWSTGRPNSEDAFRFEWLERGGPPVVRPRRQGFGSRLVERVMSQKFHGEVELDYRPEGLRYLLATTMVYVAPRE, from the coding sequence GTGAGCGGCGAAACGGCCTTTCTGGATGGCGGTGGCGAAATGGCCGCCGCCATCCGCAGTTATGATTGGGGCGCGACTCCGCTCGGATCGATCGCCGAGTGGCCGCCGGCGTTGAAGACGGCCGTCGGCATGATGGTCAATTCGCACTTCCCGAAATGCATCGTCTGGGGTGCGGATCTCGTCACGATCCACAACGACGCTTTCCGGGCGATCCTCGGCGAGAAGCCGTTTGCTCTGGGACGTTCATTTCGCGACGTCTGGTCGGAGGTCTGGGACGAGATCAGCCCGATGGTCGCCAAGGCGCTGGCCGGCGAGGCGACCTTCATTGAGGACTTCCCGCTCTCCATCAACCGCTACGGCTACCCCGAGGAGGCCTGGTTCACCTTCTGCTACAGTCCGATCCGCGACGAGGCGGGCCGGGTTCTCGGCATGATCGATACGGTGATGGAAACGACCGGCAAGATGCTGGCCGAACGCAATAGCCGGCTGCTCAACGCCGAGCTCGCCCACCGGATGAAGAACACGCTGGCGATGATCGCAGCGATCGCGAGCCAGACCTTCCGCTCGGCCGAGACGCTGGAGGAGGCGCAGTCCGTCCTCAGCGAGCGGATCGCCACGCTCGGCGAAGCGCATTCGATCCTGACCCAGTCGAGCTGGAGCAGCGCGCCGATCCGCGCCGTGGTCGAGGGCGCATTGGCGCCGCACCGCTCCGGTCTCGGGGCGATCCGCATTCAGGGACCGCCGCTGCAACTGCCGGCCGACCAGGCGATGACGTTGGCGCTGGCCGTCAACGAACTGGCGACCAATGCGGTGAAATACGGCGCGCTGTCGGTGGAAGCCGGCGAGGTCTCGATCAACTGGTCGACCGGCCGGCCGAACAGCGAGGACGCCTTCCGGTTCGAATGGCTGGAGCGGGGAGGGCCTCCCGTCGTCAGGCCGCGCCGGCAGGGCTTCGGTTCACGCCTGGTCGAGCGCGTGATGTCGCAGAAGTTCCACGGCGAGGTCGAACTCGACTACAGGCCGGAAGGGCTGCGCTATCTGCTCGCAACGACGATGGTTTACGTCGCCCCGCGTGAGTGA
- a CDS encoding NitT/TauT family transport system substrate-binding protein, with the protein MLLSRRGALAALALSTALGAAPHALAQNAEKPKLTLGVGGKQLLYYLPLTVAEKKGFFKEQGLDVEINDFGGGAKSLQALVGGSVDVVTGAYEHTIRMQAKGQDIRAVIELGRFPAITIAVRKDLADKVKSAADFKGLKIGVTAPGSSTALTAQYAMVKAGLKATDAAIIGVGAGASAVAAIKQKQVDVISHLDPVTSKLEADGDIVSLIDTRTEAGTKALFGGSNPAAVLYLKNEFAEKNPVTTQKLVNALMKSLKWLETAKPEEVAALVPEEYLLGDKPLYIRAVKNSQESYSRTGIATQDAMKSMYDSLKLLDPELTNSNVDLSKTFIDSFAKKAASGS; encoded by the coding sequence ATGCTCTTGTCCCGTCGCGGCGCCTTGGCCGCGCTCGCCCTTTCGACCGCGCTCGGCGCAGCGCCCCACGCGCTTGCCCAGAATGCCGAGAAGCCGAAGCTGACGCTCGGCGTCGGCGGCAAGCAACTGCTCTATTACCTGCCGCTCACCGTCGCGGAGAAGAAGGGCTTCTTCAAGGAGCAGGGTCTCGACGTCGAGATCAACGATTTCGGCGGCGGCGCGAAGTCGCTGCAGGCGCTCGTCGGCGGCTCGGTCGACGTCGTGACCGGCGCCTATGAGCACACCATCCGCATGCAGGCCAAGGGCCAGGACATCCGCGCGGTGATCGAGCTCGGCCGCTTCCCGGCGATCACCATCGCCGTGCGCAAGGACCTCGCCGACAAGGTGAAGTCGGCCGCCGATTTCAAGGGCCTCAAGATCGGCGTGACGGCGCCGGGCTCCTCGACGGCGCTGACCGCGCAATATGCCATGGTCAAGGCCGGCCTCAAGGCGACCGATGCCGCGATCATCGGCGTCGGCGCCGGTGCGAGCGCGGTCGCGGCCATCAAGCAGAAGCAGGTCGACGTGATCTCGCATCTCGACCCCGTCACCTCGAAGCTGGAGGCCGACGGCGACATCGTTTCGCTGATCGATACGCGCACCGAGGCCGGCACCAAGGCGCTGTTCGGCGGCTCGAATCCCGCGGCGGTGCTCTACCTCAAGAACGAGTTCGCCGAGAAGAACCCGGTGACGACGCAGAAGCTGGTCAACGCCCTGATGAAGTCGTTGAAGTGGCTCGAGACGGCCAAGCCGGAAGAGGTCGCCGCGCTGGTTCCGGAAGAGTATCTGCTCGGCGACAAGCCGCTCTATATCCGGGCGGTGAAGAACTCGCAGGAGAGCTATTCGCGCACCGGCATCGCGACGCAGGACGCGATGAAGAGCATGTACGATTCCCTCAAGCTGCTGGACCCCGAGTTGACCAATTCCAATGTCGATCTGTCGAAGACCTTCATCGACAGCTTCGCCAAGAAGGCGGCCTCCGGCTCCTGA